A genomic segment from Chanos chanos chromosome 2, fChaCha1.1, whole genome shotgun sequence encodes:
- the dnaaf4 gene encoding dynein axonemal assembly factor 4 — translation MPLFVKDYTWTQTESTVYISIPLKGIKSGNVDIFSSDEYLKVNFPPFLFEVFLYEPVDDDRSVAKIGNGTAVFTLQKKRFEIWEQLFRNHDDKDKQREIRERAILKAHEKAEAISKAKATKKQEEKKYALETMMKLEAEERAKIQRIKEEECANACAELESWKLRQTQMVSEEETKHEPQAATTHDSNETHKQRKSDNIPVSRSSENTALANSDQTAGPKKPKQLDLPAPRSAGCIKISFTPRVFPTALRESRLAEEEEWLQKQAEARRSVNTDLAELDDLKDEERNPDWLKEKGDKFFMAGNYQAAVNAYNLAIKLNRNIPSLFSNRAACHLKLRNLHKAIEDSSQALELFIPAVDDNAGARLKAHIRRGTAFCELELYVEGLQDYNAALKIDPHNQGLQADTEKIREIIQGTISNA, via the exons ATGCCGTTATTTGTCAAGGAttacacatggacacagacGGAATCCACAGTGTACATTAGTATTCCTTTAAAGGGGATTAAGTCAGGAAACGTTGATATATTTTCTTCTGATGAGTATCTAAAG GTGAACTTTCCACCTTTTTTGTTTGAAGTTTTCTTGTATGAACCAGTAGATGATGACAGGAGCGTTGCAAAAATCGGAAACGGTACCGCCGTTTTTACACTGCAGAAGAAGAGATTTGAAATTTGGGAGCAACTTTTTAGAAATCACG ATGATAAAGACAAGCAAAGAGAGATTCGAGAAAGAGCTATTCTCAAAGCTCATGAAAAAGCCGAGGCGATATCAAAAGCCAAAGCTACGAAGAAgcaagaagagaaaaaatatgcCCTGGAGACAATGATGAAG CTtgaggcagaggagagggcaAAAATTCAGAGAATtaaagaggaagagtgtgcaAACGCCTGTGCAGAGCTGGAATCCTGGAagctgagacagacacagatggtCAGCGAAGAAGAGACCAAGCACGAACCACAGGCAGCCACGACACATGATTCGAATGAAACACATAAGCAAAGGAAATCTGACAATATTCCTGTAAGCAGATCCTCGGAAAATACTGCATTAGCTAACTCTG ATCAAACAGCCGGGCCAAAGAAACCAAAGCAGCTCGATCTTCCGGCTCCAAGGTCTGCAGGCTGCATTAAAATAAGTTTCACTCCACGGGTGTTTCCTACAGCCTTGCGCGAATCACGACttgctgaggaagaggag TGGCTTCAAAAGCAGGCTGAGGCCAGACGCTCAGTGAACACTGACCTGGCTGAGCTGGATGACCTAAAGGACGAAGAGAGAAaccctgattggctgaaggaGAAGGGAGA TAAGTTCTTTATGGCTGGGAACTACCAAGCTGCTGTGAACGCCTACAACCTAGCCATAAAACTCAACAGAAATATTCCCAGTTTGTTTTCCAACCGAGCTGCCTGTCATCTAAAACTGAGAAATCTTCACAAAGCTATTGAAGATAGCTCCCAG GCTCTGGAGCTGTTTATCCCTGCAGTCGATGACAATGCAGGAGCCAGGTTAAAAGCACACATTAGAAGAGGCACAGCCTTCTGTGAGCTGGAATTGTACGTTGAGG GCCTTCAGGACTACAATGCAGCTTTGAAGATCGATCCTCACAATCAAGGTCTACAAGCAGATACGGAGAAAATTAGAGAAATCATTCAAGGGACCATCTCCAACGCATAA
- the pygo1 gene encoding pygopus homolog 1 yields MSTEQDKDTFSLKRNRGGDGGLDGLGGPGLLLGSPDKKKRKSSTQAPPHAPLSEYAPPPNPSADHLVAANPFDDSYNVPSYKPLTSGNPYFGHSHYPGFGGYGAHRMAPHVPSRMPSPYGGAYQMRNQPHPFVQNPVGMGFNRPPGFNYGHLDNPNYGNQPMFNNNSNMPFPSNQPLRPGSGDNLNQMPPLNVNQIAGPDAGPGFGPEGNVGGNPPPKPCMDMSPGLPQQQQQQQQPQQQNNFSQSTTPIHKQDSSETSSKNASQCESPRKQSRSSEENTCSDNAAELKAKSRGGPGALEGGLEKLNGIIHQNNESLKKSPQSNAPVETPTSERNRRSSSSGGAGGAGQTKAPAHPHRLSSSSTEPVYPCGICLNEVNDDQEAILCEASCQKWFHRVCTGMTETAYNLLTAEASAVWGCDTCMEEKGAQLLKMRETPGLAIVNSEGQS; encoded by the exons ATGTCAACAGAACAGGATAAAGATACCTTCTCTCTTAAAAGAAACAGAG GTGGGGACGGTGGCCTTGATGGTTTAGGTGGGCCAGGCTTGTTACTCGGGAGCCCAGATAAGAAAAAACGGAAGTCAAGTACACAG GCTCCCCCTCATGCACCTCTGTCAGAGTATGCCCCTCCCCCAAACCCAAGTGCTGATCACTTAGTGGCCGCCAATCCTTTTGATGACAGCTACAATGTGCCATCATACAAGCCTCTGACCTCTGGTAACCCTTACTTCGGCCATTCTCATTATCCGGGGTTTGGTGGCTATGGTGCTCACAGGATGGCCCCCCACGTGCCTAGCAGGATGCCCTCTCCGTACGGGGGCGCCTATCAGATGCGCAACCAGCCCCATCCGTTTGTTCAGAACCCAGTGGGCATGGGATTCAATCGACCCCCAGGGTTTAACTATGGGCACCTTGACAACCCCAATTATGGAAATCAGCCAATGtttaataataacagtaacatGCCGTTTCCTTCGAATCAACCCCTCAGACCAGGTTCGGGAGACAACTTAAATCAAATGCCTCCTCTCAACGTGAACCAAATCGCCGGTCCCGACGCGGGCCCCGGTTTCGGACCGGAAGGGAACGTAGGCGGGAATCCGCCGCCCAAGCCCTGCATGGATATGAGCCCTGGGCtcccacaacaacaacaacaacaacaacagccacaGCAACAGAACAACTTCTCCCAGTCCACCACGCCGATACACAAACAAGACTCCAGCGAAACGTCGAGTAAAAACGCTAGCCAGTGCGAATCCCCGCGCAAACAGAGCCGGAGCTCCGAGGAGAACACGTGTTCGGACAACGCGGCGGAGCTGAAGGCGAAGAGCCGCGGCGGGCCGGGGGCTCTGGAGGGAGGCTTGGAAAAGCTCAACGGAATTATTCATCAAAATAACGAATCTCTGAAGAAGTCTCCCCAGTCCAACGCTCCCGTGGAGACTCCTacgtcagagagaaacagaaggagcagcagcagcggcgGTGCCGGCGGGGCGGGCCAGACTAAAGCTCCCGCGCACCCTCACCGGCTGAGCAGTTCGTCTACGGAGCCCGTGTACCCCTGTGGCATCTGCCTTAACGAAGTGAACGACGACCAGGAGGCCATCCTGTGCGAGGCTTCGTGTCAGAAATGGTTTCACAGGGTCTGCACAGGAATGACTGAAACGGCATATAACCTGTTGACTGCGGAGGCTTCTGCGGTGTGGGGCTGTGACACCTGCATGGAGGAGAAAGGAGCCCAGCTGTTAAAAATGAGGGAGACGCCCGGTCTGGCCATAGTCAACAGTGAGGGACAATCATGA